A genome region from Panicum virgatum strain AP13 chromosome 4K, P.virgatum_v5, whole genome shotgun sequence includes the following:
- the LOC120704662 gene encoding zinc finger protein CONSTANS-LIKE 16-like, whose product MIATGSLAKKAAAAGAVGGKAARACDGCLRRRARWYCAADDAFLCKGCDTSVHSANPLARRHERLRLRPTSPLCAPPAPAGEEARREPRDEVVPAWFKRKARTPRGGHAKSLGQALSRRLVVPEAASGADSPEGRNGEEEGEVEEEEEQLLYRVPVFDPALAEFCSPPPLEDAAAVASSCNEDGAVEDPAKPAPAPPPAQLFPDGHANFEPTYAELREFAADMEALLGRGLDDGNEEDSSFYMETLGLLDPVDADAARVKVEIDGSGACEITSGTLAACGLELEAEASDDMLDIDFDYGSPDQETPPDEKAGSNDTSADAQFLQTSLSLTLNYEAIIQSWGSSPWTGGGERPHVKLDGSWPHDYTGMWLVGGLAGHGGEELCTPRLGVMDGGREARVSRYREKRRTRLFSKKIRYEVRKLNAEKRPRMKGRFVKRATAGGSVAAVA is encoded by the exons ATGATTGCCACGGGCAGCTTGgcgaagaaggcggcggcggccggggcggtggGCGGCAAGGCGGCGCGGGCCTGCGACGGCTGCCTGCGCCGGCGGGCGAGGTGGTACTGCGCGGCGGACGACGCGTTCCTGTGCAAGGGGTGCGACACGTCCGTGCACTCGGCGAACCCGCTCGCGCGGCGCCACGAGCGGCTGCGCCTGCGCCCGACGTCGCCGCtgtgcgcgccgccggcgcccgcgggggaggaggcgcggcgcgagCCTCGGGACGAGGTGGTGCCCGCGTGGTTCAAGCGCAAGGCGCGCACGCCGCGGGGCGGGCACGCCAAGAGCCTCGGGCAGGCGCTGTCGCGGCGGCTCGTCGTGCCggaggcggcgagcggggcggaCTCGCCCGAGGGGCGGaacggggaagaagaaggggaggtggaggaggaggaggagcagctgcTCTACCGCGTGCCCGTCTTCGACCCAGCCCTCGCTGAgttctgctcgccgccgcctcttgAGGACGCGGCGGCCGTCGCGTCGTCGTGCAACGAGGACGGCGCCGTCGAGGACCCCGCGaagccggctccggctccgccgccggcgcagctcTTCCCCGACGGCCATGCCAACTTCGAGCCCACCTACGCCGAGCTCAGGGAGTTCGCCGCTGACATGGAAGCCCTCCTGGGGCGCGGCCTCGACGACGGGAACGAGGAGGACTCGTCGTTCTACATGGAGACGCTGGGGCTCCTCGACCCGgtggacgccgacgccgcgcgaGTCAAGGTGGAGATCGACGGCAGCGGGGCCTGCGAAATTACCAGCGGCACGCTGGCGGCGTGCGGCCTCGAgctggaggcggaggcatccGACGACATGCTGGACATCGACTTCGACTACGGCTCGCCGGATCAGGAGACGCCGCCGGACGAGAAGGCCGGGAGCAACGACACGAGCGCCGACGCCCAGTTCTTGCAGACGAGCCTCTCGCTCACCCTCAACTACGAGGCGATCATCCAGAGCTGGGGTAGTTCGccgtggaccggcggcggcgagcggccgcACGTCAAGCTCGACGGCAGCTGGCCCCACGACTACACG GGCATGTGGTTGGTGGGAGGACtcgccggccacggcggcgaggagctctgCACGCCGAGGCTGGGGGTGATGGACGGCGGCCGGGAGGCCCGAGTGTCCCGGTACCGAGAGAAGCGGCGGACGCGGCTCTTCTCCAAGAAGATCCGGTACGAGGTGCGCAAGCTCAACGCCGAGAAGCGGCCGCGGATGAAGGGGCGCTTCGTCAAGCGCGCCACCGCCGGGGgcagcgtcgccgccgtcgcgtaA